Proteins co-encoded in one Arthrobacter sp. ERGS1:01 genomic window:
- a CDS encoding FadR/GntR family transcriptional regulator, which yields MNLSDSWTAGQQQIVRVSAAEAVFKAIRSAIESGDLAVGAKLSAEAVLAQQYGVSRSVVREALRSCTALGLTATQTGKGTFVVSARAGSYLVLGNYSARSLMEARPHIEVPGAELAAGRRTEEQLAQLRGIIDAMTGEDDPETWVGLDAAFHAAIAAASGNEVFEKVVNDIRDAMVNQSETINLVTGRQHQSDVEHRRILDAIAQGSGPEAGKAMAAHLAAVESALARITREAPG from the coding sequence ATGAACCTGTCAGACAGCTGGACAGCTGGACAGCAGCAGATTGTCCGCGTCAGCGCCGCCGAGGCCGTCTTCAAAGCCATCAGGTCGGCCATCGAATCAGGGGACCTTGCCGTCGGGGCAAAACTCAGCGCGGAGGCGGTACTCGCCCAGCAATACGGGGTCAGCCGCTCGGTGGTGCGCGAGGCCCTGCGCTCCTGCACTGCACTGGGCCTGACCGCCACGCAAACCGGCAAGGGCACGTTCGTGGTGTCCGCACGCGCCGGCAGCTACCTGGTCCTGGGCAACTATTCCGCCCGCAGCCTCATGGAAGCGCGGCCGCACATCGAGGTGCCCGGCGCCGAACTGGCCGCCGGCCGCCGCACGGAGGAACAGCTGGCCCAGCTGCGAGGCATCATCGACGCCATGACCGGGGAGGACGACCCCGAAACCTGGGTGGGCCTGGACGCCGCCTTCCACGCCGCCATCGCCGCAGCCAGCGGCAACGAAGTGTTTGAAAAAGTCGTCAACGACATCCGCGACGCCATGGTGAACCAATCCGAAACCATCAACCTCGTCACGGGACGCCAGCACCAGTCCGACGTCGAACACCGGCGCATCCTTGACGCCATCGCCCAGGGCTCCGGGCCCGAGGCCGGGAAAGCCATGGCGGCACACCTTGCCGCCGTTGAGTCCGCCCTGGCCCGGATCACGAGGGAAGCGCCGGGCTGA
- the aspA gene encoding aspartate ammonia-lyase — MTTTESATSAAIPAGFRSEHDLIGDRDVPSDAYWGVHTLRAVENFPITGQPLSTNTNLVNGLAMVKQAAAQANHELGLLDDTRTAAIIQACQEIIAGELHEQFVVDVIQGGAGTSSNMNANEVIANRALEILGHNKGEYQFLHPNDHVNLSQSTNDVYPTAVNVATIFAAKSLVGAMEVLGEAFSEKAVEFKHVVKMGRTQLQDAVPMTLGQEFNTYAITLGEDRARLAESALLVHEINLGATAIGTGLNAPKGYSALACRHLAEISGLPLVTAFDLIEATQDVGAFVHLSGVLKRVAVKLSKICNDLRLLSSGPRAGFGEITLPAVQSGSSIMPGKVNPVIPEVVNQVAYEVIGNDVTITMAAEGGQLQLNAFEPIIVHSLTKSMRHLEAACLTLAEKCVRGITAHEDKLRAQVEHSIGLVTALNPRLGYAASTKIALEALASSRGVAELVLEHKLLTAEQLNELLRPERLANLSD; from the coding sequence ATGACCACCACCGAATCCGCCACCTCAGCCGCCATTCCGGCCGGGTTCCGCAGCGAACACGACCTCATCGGCGACCGCGATGTCCCGTCCGACGCCTACTGGGGTGTCCACACGCTGCGCGCCGTTGAAAACTTCCCCATCACGGGCCAGCCGCTGTCCACCAACACCAACCTGGTCAACGGACTCGCCATGGTCAAGCAGGCCGCCGCACAGGCCAACCACGAACTTGGCCTGCTCGATGACACCCGAACCGCAGCCATCATCCAGGCCTGCCAGGAAATCATCGCCGGGGAACTGCACGAGCAATTCGTGGTGGACGTCATCCAGGGCGGTGCCGGGACGTCGTCGAACATGAACGCCAACGAGGTCATCGCCAACCGGGCACTGGAAATCCTGGGTCACAACAAGGGCGAATACCAGTTCCTGCACCCCAACGACCACGTCAACCTCAGTCAGTCCACGAACGACGTCTACCCGACGGCGGTCAACGTGGCCACGATCTTCGCCGCGAAATCGCTCGTGGGCGCCATGGAGGTGCTGGGCGAGGCATTCTCCGAGAAGGCCGTGGAATTCAAGCACGTCGTGAAAATGGGCCGCACCCAGCTGCAGGACGCCGTGCCCATGACCCTGGGCCAGGAATTCAACACCTACGCCATCACGCTCGGCGAGGACCGGGCCCGGCTGGCGGAATCGGCGCTGCTGGTCCACGAAATCAACCTGGGCGCCACGGCCATCGGCACGGGCCTCAACGCACCCAAGGGCTACTCCGCCCTGGCCTGCCGGCACCTCGCGGAAATCTCCGGACTGCCGCTCGTCACGGCATTCGACCTGATCGAGGCCACCCAGGACGTCGGCGCCTTTGTGCACCTCTCCGGCGTGCTCAAGCGCGTCGCCGTGAAACTGTCCAAGATCTGCAACGACCTGCGCCTGCTCTCCTCCGGGCCCCGCGCCGGCTTCGGCGAGATCACGCTGCCGGCTGTACAGTCCGGCTCCTCGATCATGCCCGGCAAGGTCAACCCCGTGATCCCCGAAGTGGTGAACCAGGTGGCCTACGAGGTCATCGGCAACGACGTCACCATCACCATGGCGGCCGAGGGCGGCCAGCTGCAGCTGAACGCCTTCGAACCGATCATCGTGCACAGCCTGACCAAGAGCATGCGCCACCTCGAGGCCGCCTGCCTGACCCTGGCCGAGAAGTGCGTGCGCGGCATCACCGCACACGAGGACAAGCTGCGCGCCCAGGTGGAGCACTCGATCGGCCTGGTCACGGCCCTGAATCCGCGACTGGGCTACGCCGCATCGACCAAGATCGCCCTGGAAGCCCTGGCCAGCAGCCGCGGCGTCGCCGAACTGGTCCTCGAACACAAGCTCCTCACCGCCGAACAGCTCAATGAACTCCTGCGCCCGGAGCGCCTGGCCAACCTCAGCGACTAA
- a CDS encoding YoaK family protein encodes MPTGTSEHVQAPRWDTARTQLWLMMALTFVTGVVDAVGYLGLDKVFTGNMTGNIVILAMGLAGGEGLPVLGPLLALFSFAGGALLAGIALRGQQPGWCRRTTALLVAGAVLLALISIAITAVGGVPGHAMSVVVACLIAAQMGSQACLARKLGVRDMTTVVVTSTLTSFAGESLLTRGAGRVWNRRAGAIAMIFVGAGVGALLVQLHMGVAIALGALLTAAVAVLGDRTRTR; translated from the coding sequence ATGCCCACCGGCACCTCCGAGCACGTGCAGGCACCCCGCTGGGATACCGCCCGCACCCAACTGTGGCTCATGATGGCGCTGACTTTCGTCACCGGAGTGGTCGACGCCGTAGGCTACCTGGGCCTCGACAAGGTGTTTACGGGCAACATGACGGGAAACATCGTCATCCTCGCCATGGGACTGGCCGGCGGGGAAGGGTTGCCGGTCCTCGGTCCGCTGCTGGCCTTGTTCTCCTTCGCCGGGGGAGCCCTGCTGGCCGGTATCGCATTGCGCGGCCAGCAACCGGGGTGGTGCCGGCGCACCACCGCACTGCTCGTTGCGGGGGCCGTGCTGCTGGCGCTGATATCAATCGCGATCACGGCCGTCGGCGGCGTTCCGGGTCACGCGATGTCGGTCGTGGTCGCCTGCCTGATCGCCGCGCAGATGGGCTCGCAGGCCTGCCTTGCCCGCAAGCTTGGGGTCCGCGACATGACGACGGTGGTGGTGACGTCCACGCTGACGTCCTTCGCCGGGGAATCCCTGTTGACCCGTGGGGCCGGCAGGGTGTGGAACCGCCGCGCCGGAGCCATAGCCATGATCTTTGTCGGCGCCGGAGTGGGAGCCCTGCTGGTGCAACTGCACATGGGCGTTGCGATTGCCCTTGGAGCATTGCTGACCGCGGCGGTCGCCGTCCTGGGAGACAGAACGCGAACACGTTAG
- a CDS encoding FMN reductase: MQTHGKGVMVQGKSVQRTIVVISAGLGVPSSTRMLADQLAAAVATHLGELGAEAVLDVVDLRDYATDIANNMVTGYAGPALADVVKRVADADAMIAVTPTFSASYSGLFKSFFDVLDPKFLDGMPILFGATGGSPRHSLVLDMAIRPLFSYLRAHTMPTAIYASPEDWGQSGTDSLDRRIAQAAGELAAVLAPRATASEATSSGTTAYGMTTASSDGPAVGFAPDHKAKRANRETTEMTSLPFEQLLAQTQRR, from the coding sequence ATGCAAACGCATGGAAAAGGAGTCATGGTGCAAGGAAAGTCAGTGCAGCGCACAATCGTCGTTATCTCGGCCGGCCTGGGCGTCCCCTCGTCCACCCGCATGCTGGCGGACCAGCTGGCCGCGGCCGTCGCCACCCACCTGGGTGAGCTCGGCGCAGAGGCCGTGCTCGACGTCGTCGACCTCCGTGATTACGCAACCGACATCGCCAACAACATGGTCACCGGTTATGCCGGCCCGGCGCTGGCCGATGTGGTCAAGCGCGTGGCCGACGCCGACGCCATGATCGCCGTGACGCCCACCTTCAGCGCCTCCTACAGCGGGTTGTTCAAGTCGTTCTTCGACGTCCTGGACCCGAAGTTCCTTGACGGCATGCCAATACTGTTCGGTGCCACCGGCGGCAGCCCGCGCCACTCGCTGGTGCTCGACATGGCCATCCGCCCGCTGTTCAGCTACCTGCGCGCCCACACCATGCCCACGGCCATTTACGCCTCGCCCGAGGATTGGGGCCAGTCCGGCACCGACAGCCTTGACCGCCGCATTGCCCAGGCCGCCGGCGAACTTGCCGCAGTGCTGGCGCCCCGCGCGACAGCCTCAGAAGCCACGTCATCCGGAACCACGGCGTATGGCATGACGACGGCGTCCTCGGACGGTCCAGCCGTCGGCTTCGCCCCGGACCACAAGGCCAAGCGGGCGAACCGCGAAACCACCGAGATGACGTCCCTGCCGTTTGAGCAGCTGCTCGCCCAGACCCAGCGGCGGTAG
- a CDS encoding beta-N-acetylhexosaminidase, with amino-acid sequence MPHAIPALPFLPRPLTSAAAPGDYVLTAATTLSAGPGLDQVALWLQGALRPATGFALPLDAGTADIALSLDPALAPEAYRLEVTPTGVQLAGGDAAGVFYACQSFLQLLPAQIFRAAPAAGTRWSAAACTVADAPRFGWRGAMLDVARHFLPKREVFRFIDLMAGHKLNTLHLHLTDDQGWRVEILRYPRLTGVGAWRRETQVGAGADAPSDGRPHGGFYTQDDIREIVAYAAARFITVVPEIETPGHVQAALAAYPELGMTGEQLDVFTRWGINYNVLNVEESTVEFFRNVFDEVMDLFPGTYIGVGGDECPRDQWRADARSQERMAELGLGREEELQSWFIGQLDHHISARGRRVFGWDEILEGELAPTATVASWRGMTGAVAAARRGHDVVCCPDDLAYLDYRQSELATEPIPVSIALGVEDVYGFEPVPAELDAAQARHILGGQANIWTEHIDSPRTLDYMAFPRLAAMAEVLWSSPARDWEDFKARLGTHLARLEAAGVEYRRADGPLPWQQRPGVPGRPETPQARAAHIAALVASIEG; translated from the coding sequence ATGCCGCATGCCATACCCGCCCTGCCGTTCCTGCCGCGCCCCCTGACTTCCGCCGCGGCTCCGGGGGACTACGTGCTGACTGCCGCCACGACGCTTTCCGCCGGCCCCGGCCTGGACCAGGTGGCGCTGTGGCTGCAGGGCGCACTCCGTCCCGCCACGGGTTTCGCCCTCCCGCTCGACGCCGGTACCGCGGACATTGCCCTCTCCCTTGATCCGGCGCTGGCTCCGGAGGCATACCGCCTTGAGGTCACCCCCACCGGAGTACAGCTGGCCGGCGGCGACGCGGCCGGGGTCTTTTACGCCTGCCAAAGCTTCCTGCAGCTGCTGCCGGCGCAGATCTTCCGGGCCGCGCCCGCCGCGGGAACCCGATGGTCGGCCGCTGCGTGCACCGTGGCGGATGCGCCGCGCTTCGGATGGCGCGGCGCCATGCTGGACGTGGCCCGGCACTTCCTGCCCAAGCGCGAAGTGTTCCGCTTCATCGACCTCATGGCCGGGCACAAGCTGAACACGCTCCACCTGCACCTGACCGATGACCAGGGCTGGCGCGTGGAGATTCTCCGCTACCCGCGGCTGACCGGGGTGGGTGCCTGGCGGCGCGAGACCCAGGTGGGTGCCGGCGCCGACGCACCGTCCGACGGCCGGCCGCACGGCGGCTTCTACACCCAGGACGACATTCGCGAGATCGTCGCCTACGCCGCCGCCCGGTTCATCACCGTGGTGCCCGAAATCGAGACTCCCGGCCATGTCCAGGCTGCGTTAGCCGCCTACCCGGAGCTCGGCATGACCGGGGAACAGCTGGACGTTTTTACCCGCTGGGGCATCAACTACAACGTGCTCAACGTGGAGGAATCCACGGTGGAATTCTTCCGCAACGTCTTTGACGAGGTCATGGACCTGTTCCCCGGCACCTACATCGGGGTGGGCGGCGACGAATGCCCCCGGGACCAGTGGCGCGCGGACGCCCGTTCCCAGGAGCGCATGGCCGAGCTGGGACTGGGCCGTGAGGAAGAGTTGCAGAGCTGGTTCATCGGACAGTTGGACCACCACATTTCAGCCCGGGGCCGGCGCGTCTTTGGCTGGGATGAAATCCTCGAGGGCGAGTTGGCGCCGACGGCCACCGTGGCGTCCTGGCGCGGCATGACGGGCGCGGTGGCAGCGGCCCGCCGCGGGCACGACGTGGTGTGCTGCCCCGATGACCTGGCCTACCTTGACTACCGCCAATCCGAGCTGGCCACCGAACCCATCCCCGTCTCCATCGCCCTGGGCGTTGAGGACGTCTACGGATTTGAGCCGGTCCCGGCGGAACTGGACGCCGCACAGGCCAGGCACATCCTGGGCGGGCAGGCCAATATTTGGACCGAACACATTGATTCGCCCAGGACGCTTGATTACATGGCATTCCCGCGGCTCGCCGCCATGGCCGAAGTCCTGTGGAGTTCGCCCGCGCGCGATTGGGAGGACTTCAAGGCCCGGCTCGGGACGCATCTGGCCCGCCTGGAGGCGGCCGGGGTGGAATACAGACGCGCGGACGGGCCCCTGCCGTGGCAGCAGCGCCCGGGGGTTCCCGGCCGCCCGGAGACTCCCCAGGCGCGTGCCGCGCACATTGCCGCGCTGGTGGCTTCCATCGAGGGCTGA
- a CDS encoding ROK family transcriptional regulator — MTRYSVNSPKTLRRLNSRALLAEMVAADAPCSVTALAQRLRLTRPTVEAALADLVEEGWVDGSEPAATPNKSGRRARLFQFKARSAVLLGVDLTPHSVEAVLADAQGAVLATVRHDGLDLAAGPAAEAALHQAVDDVLDRAGAGRTELVAAVVGVPGIVDREGQFTQSAAVPDWVAAGTAQSISGYLNPAVTHFDNDARLAAAAEAAWGVLQDVENGLHLILGRQIGAGLLLDGKVVRGHHGAAGEIGGLGSLGWRAAGEALARHALPVDALVAEAHDGDGAAQAALAEFAANVATGIAALTLAVDPAVVSVGGDMADAGELFLRPLREAVAPLGLFAPDLRISGLGRGAVALGAMAAARSRFRREILALPGH; from the coding sequence ATGACCCGCTACAGCGTCAATTCCCCGAAGACGCTGCGCCGGCTGAACTCCCGGGCGCTGCTGGCGGAAATGGTGGCTGCGGATGCCCCCTGCTCGGTCACGGCGCTCGCGCAACGGCTCAGGCTGACCCGGCCCACCGTGGAGGCGGCGCTCGCGGACCTGGTGGAGGAGGGCTGGGTGGACGGCAGTGAGCCGGCCGCCACGCCGAACAAGTCGGGTCGCCGGGCCCGCCTGTTCCAGTTCAAGGCCCGCTCCGCCGTCCTGCTGGGCGTCGACCTCACACCGCACTCTGTGGAGGCCGTACTGGCGGATGCGCAGGGCGCCGTGCTGGCCACCGTGCGTCATGACGGGCTTGACCTTGCCGCCGGCCCGGCCGCGGAGGCCGCCCTGCACCAAGCTGTGGATGATGTCCTGGACCGGGCCGGGGCCGGCCGGACCGAGCTGGTGGCCGCAGTGGTCGGCGTGCCCGGAATCGTGGACAGGGAGGGACAGTTCACCCAGTCCGCCGCGGTCCCGGACTGGGTGGCGGCCGGCACCGCGCAATCCATTTCCGGATACCTGAATCCCGCCGTCACGCATTTTGACAACGATGCGCGGTTGGCGGCGGCGGCCGAAGCGGCCTGGGGTGTCCTGCAGGATGTGGAGAACGGCCTCCATCTGATCCTTGGCCGGCAGATTGGTGCCGGCCTGCTGCTGGACGGGAAGGTGGTGCGCGGACATCATGGGGCGGCGGGGGAAATTGGCGGCCTGGGGTCCCTGGGCTGGCGGGCTGCCGGCGAGGCGCTGGCCCGCCACGCACTTCCGGTGGACGCTCTTGTGGCGGAAGCCCACGACGGCGACGGTGCGGCCCAAGCCGCCCTGGCGGAGTTCGCCGCGAACGTGGCCACGGGTATCGCCGCGTTGACGCTGGCCGTTGACCCGGCCGTGGTCAGCGTGGGCGGGGACATGGCCGACGCCGGTGAACTGTTCCTGCGGCCGCTGCGGGAGGCAGTGGCTCCGCTGGGCTTGTTCGCGCCGGATCTGAGGATTTCCGGCCTGGGTCGCGGCGCCGTCGCGCTCGGTGCCATGGCCGCGGCACGCAGCCGTTTCCGCCGCGAGATCCTGGCGCTGCCGGGCCACTGA
- a CDS encoding TetR/AcrR family transcriptional regulator, with protein sequence MNQQRRAASTTTAQTSAGTVPPGRRYSGLGSDERARERRERLLEAGIEIFGTSGYAGSKVRELCQCAGLSERYFYESFESRHELLAGVYNHLANHLFEITQHALDAAGDDIPGSARAGLGAFMGFLLDDPRYAQIVLIEVVGVSAELEALRFDVLSGFSDMVLKEFLMAEDAVQEQDESPAQGDSRVPADFSNLTAVALVGAVHHVLVDALLSGRPVNKPLVIDVCLQLFADSRNGLARLRE encoded by the coding sequence ATGAACCAGCAGCGCAGGGCCGCGAGCACGACGACGGCGCAGACCTCCGCCGGGACCGTACCGCCGGGACGCCGGTACTCGGGCCTGGGCTCGGACGAACGCGCCCGGGAGCGTCGCGAACGCCTGCTGGAGGCCGGCATCGAGATCTTTGGCACCAGCGGCTATGCCGGCTCCAAGGTGCGGGAACTGTGCCAATGCGCGGGCCTGAGCGAAAGGTACTTTTACGAGTCCTTTGAAAGCCGGCACGAACTGTTGGCAGGCGTGTACAACCACCTGGCCAACCACCTTTTTGAGATCACACAGCACGCCCTGGACGCGGCCGGCGACGACATTCCCGGAAGCGCGCGTGCCGGTCTGGGCGCATTCATGGGATTCCTGCTCGATGACCCGCGCTACGCCCAAATCGTGTTGATCGAGGTGGTGGGCGTCTCCGCCGAGCTGGAGGCGCTGCGCTTCGACGTGCTGAGCGGTTTCAGCGACATGGTGCTCAAGGAATTCCTCATGGCGGAGGATGCGGTACAGGAGCAGGACGAATCGCCCGCACAGGGCGATTCCCGGGTGCCGGCCGATTTCTCCAACCTCACCGCCGTGGCCCTGGTGGGCGCCGTCCACCATGTCCTGGTCGACGCCCTGCTCAGCGGCCGGCCCGTGAACAAGCCGCTGGTCATCGACGTGTGCCTGCAACTTTTCGCCGACTCCCGCAACGGCCTGGCCCGCCTGCGGGAATAG
- a CDS encoding NADPH-dependent FMN reductase, with the protein MSYKVGVFIGSLASDSINRKLAKALEKLAPPELDLVEIPIGDLPLYNRDFDADYPAAGRAVKDAVAAVDALIFVTPEYNRSIPGVLKNAIDWGSRPWGTNSFAKKPSAVTGASPGMISTAVAQQHLRSVLSFVNSPEIAQPEAFIHFTQGLIDDDGNVTVPATEDFLRNWLHEFHVFIVKVLGAQNITL; encoded by the coding sequence ATGAGCTATAAAGTAGGCGTTTTCATCGGCAGCCTTGCCTCCGATTCCATCAACCGAAAACTTGCCAAAGCCCTGGAGAAACTGGCCCCTCCGGAGCTTGACCTGGTGGAGATTCCCATCGGCGACCTTCCGCTGTACAACCGCGATTTCGACGCCGACTACCCGGCCGCCGGCCGCGCCGTCAAGGACGCCGTGGCCGCCGTGGATGCGCTGATCTTTGTAACCCCCGAATACAACCGCAGCATTCCGGGCGTGCTGAAGAATGCCATCGATTGGGGCTCCCGGCCGTGGGGCACCAACTCCTTCGCCAAGAAGCCCTCCGCCGTCACCGGTGCCTCTCCCGGGATGATCAGCACGGCCGTGGCGCAGCAGCACCTGCGCAGCGTCCTGTCGTTCGTCAACTCACCGGAGATCGCCCAGCCCGAGGCGTTCATCCACTTCACCCAGGGGCTGATTGACGACGACGGCAACGTCACCGTGCCCGCCACCGAGGACTTCCTGCGCAACTGGCTCCACGAATTCCACGTGTTTATCGTGAAGGTTCTGGGGGCCCAAAACATCACGCTCTAG
- a CDS encoding DUF6186 family protein encodes MNGTVWVHVMVVAGYVLVPVAGVALVVVARLWPAKLARLGELLAVVFRTRAARLTLLLFVWWMGWHFLVGD; translated from the coding sequence ATGAACGGTACGGTGTGGGTCCATGTGATGGTGGTGGCCGGTTATGTCCTGGTGCCGGTCGCCGGGGTCGCGTTGGTTGTTGTTGCCCGCCTTTGGCCCGCGAAGCTTGCCAGGCTGGGGGAACTGCTGGCCGTAGTGTTCAGGACCCGGGCCGCTCGGCTGACCCTGCTGCTGTTTGTCTGGTGGATGGGCTGGCACTTCCTGGTGGGTGACTGA
- a CDS encoding VOC family protein, with protein sequence MALIRQFQVTFDCAEPERVARFWCEVLGYVVPAPPDGFATWNDYHQSLPPENQDSAFAAIDPSGVGPRLFFQRVPEGKTVKNRLHLDVRVGTGLVGEERLGALEAECARLLPLGAVRLRLLTADEENESCLVMQDVEGNEFCLD encoded by the coding sequence ATGGCGTTGATAAGGCAGTTCCAGGTCACTTTCGATTGCGCGGAACCTGAGCGCGTTGCCCGCTTCTGGTGCGAGGTGTTGGGTTACGTCGTTCCAGCACCGCCGGACGGATTTGCCACCTGGAATGACTACCACCAATCGTTGCCGCCCGAAAACCAGGATTCAGCGTTCGCCGCCATCGACCCCTCGGGTGTGGGCCCTCGATTGTTCTTCCAGCGCGTTCCCGAGGGAAAGACCGTCAAGAACCGCTTGCATCTTGACGTGCGGGTCGGCACAGGGCTTGTGGGCGAGGAGCGCCTGGGCGCGCTCGAGGCCGAGTGTGCGAGGTTGCTGCCGCTCGGTGCGGTGCGGCTGCGACTGCTGACTGCCGATGAGGAAAACGAATCGTGCCTCGTGATGCAGGACGTCGAGGGCAACGAGTTCTGCCTCGACTGA
- a CDS encoding glycoside hydrolase family 2 TIM barrel-domain containing protein, with product MAEWTKQRDPDRLVHYEGDWASTYVDMYSRMYPSPAEVELIGRQAEEPLADPAADAHRRALPFILCEYVHAMGNGPGGLQEYQDLFEKYPRLQGGFVWEWIEHGIRQHTSDGTAYFAYGGDFGERVHDGNFVIDGLVSADLEPRPGLLDFKKVIAPVAIEIDEAWTVAEVTNKYAFADLSALAFTWSVSGPDGVVGSGPLEVPTTAAGGVGAVELPAALTALRGHERVLTVTAALAHDQAWAPAGHEIAWGQQGSATAPLPVVAPTADASVEGDTVRIGPAAFSRITGELLDFKGLPVNGPRLNLWRAPTDNDNGRDWTADGTRTADAWASAGLPLLQGRLQSMEHDCGTLVVRVRYGAPVVRQHVDVTYTWVSDGTLLELRAAVQPSAGWGANWSRIGFELQLPGELNTVRWTGLGPGQKYPDTGAAQRLGWFESTVEELQVPYARPQENGARAAVTALRLGMPGAEVEILGEGFSFTARPWSQDALAAAGHTPDLVDEGILHLTLDAAAHGIGTASCGPGVLPDYVLAPQDAEFHIVIG from the coding sequence ATGGCCGAGTGGACCAAGCAGCGGGACCCCGATCGGCTGGTCCACTACGAGGGCGACTGGGCCTCCACCTACGTGGATATGTATTCGCGGATGTATCCCTCCCCGGCCGAGGTCGAGCTGATCGGCCGGCAGGCCGAGGAGCCGCTGGCGGATCCCGCCGCCGACGCGCACCGCCGGGCGCTGCCGTTCATCTTGTGCGAATATGTGCACGCCATGGGCAACGGGCCCGGCGGGCTGCAGGAATACCAGGACTTGTTTGAAAAGTATCCGCGGCTGCAGGGCGGGTTCGTGTGGGAGTGGATCGAACACGGCATCCGCCAGCACACCTCCGACGGCACCGCGTACTTCGCTTACGGCGGCGACTTTGGTGAGCGCGTCCACGACGGCAACTTCGTGATCGACGGACTGGTCTCCGCGGACCTCGAACCGCGCCCCGGCCTGCTCGACTTCAAAAAGGTCATCGCGCCGGTGGCCATCGAGATCGACGAGGCATGGACCGTCGCGGAAGTGACGAACAAGTACGCCTTCGCCGACCTCTCCGCCCTCGCCTTCACCTGGTCCGTCAGCGGCCCGGACGGTGTGGTGGGCTCCGGCCCGCTGGAGGTGCCGACGACGGCGGCCGGCGGGGTCGGCGCCGTCGAACTTCCCGCCGCGCTGACTGCTTTGCGCGGGCACGAACGCGTGCTGACCGTCACGGCCGCGCTGGCCCATGACCAGGCTTGGGCGCCGGCAGGTCACGAGATTGCATGGGGCCAGCAGGGCTCGGCCACTGCGCCGCTGCCGGTTGTTGCCCCGACTGCGGACGCGTCCGTCGAAGGGGATACTGTCCGCATTGGCCCGGCGGCTTTCAGCCGGATCACCGGTGAACTGCTCGACTTCAAGGGCCTGCCGGTCAACGGTCCGCGGCTGAACCTGTGGCGCGCACCCACCGACAACGACAACGGCCGCGACTGGACCGCGGACGGTACCAGGACCGCCGACGCCTGGGCGTCGGCCGGGCTGCCGTTGCTCCAGGGCCGCCTGCAATCGATGGAGCACGACTGCGGCACGCTGGTGGTGCGCGTCCGCTACGGTGCGCCGGTGGTCCGCCAGCACGTGGATGTCACGTACACGTGGGTGTCCGACGGGACCCTGTTGGAGCTGCGCGCCGCTGTACAGCCGAGCGCCGGCTGGGGCGCCAACTGGTCCCGGATCGGCTTCGAGCTGCAGCTCCCGGGCGAGCTGAACACCGTGCGCTGGACGGGCCTGGGGCCCGGGCAAAAGTACCCCGACACCGGTGCCGCACAGCGCCTGGGCTGGTTTGAATCAACCGTGGAGGAGCTCCAGGTCCCGTACGCCCGGCCCCAGGAAAACGGTGCCCGGGCCGCCGTCACGGCGCTGCGCCTGGGCATGCCCGGTGCCGAGGTGGAGATCCTGGGCGAGGGCTTCAGCTTCACGGCCAGGCCCTGGTCGCAGGACGCGCTCGCGGCCGCCGGCCACACGCCGGACCTGGTGGATGAAGGCATCCTGCACCTGACCCTGGACGCCGCCGCGCACGGCATCGGCACCGCGTCCTGCGGCCCCGGCGTCCTGCCGGACTACGTGCTGGCACCCCAGGATGCGGAGTTCCACATCGTCATCGGCTGA